Proteins from a genomic interval of Thamnophis elegans isolate rThaEle1 chromosome 2, rThaEle1.pri, whole genome shotgun sequence:
- the GPR84 gene encoding LOW QUALITY PROTEIN: G-protein coupled receptor 84 (The sequence of the model RefSeq protein was modified relative to this genomic sequence to represent the inferred CDS: inserted 11 bases in 9 codons; deleted 2 bases in 2 codons) gives MENLANNFSCYDPSIVGYXYMSVGWGIVVVIVGTVGNVLTLXAYALDTKLQTRFNILIVNLTLADILYCTFLQPFSVDTYLNLYWRTGADFCRVFGMLLFVSNXVSILTLCLIAVSRYLLIAHTALFDRIFTHLGVILISLGTWVAGIASFAPLWNVYVLVPXVCTCSFHRLRGRPYTTSLLXLHFVVGLSCVGIFYFLIHRKVKRASQALDQYKLKXGSLKEAHVAGTSSAIPGQXQELDSGVDSAAASPHSCEGLSSEPTSKTSIPXPSLDSSTAPSVAQPVVPSKKATPCKPKDSNTEFQRVTRMCFVVFIXLVLCYMPFLLINIFDAKNRAPTLLHVIAANLTWLNSCINPLLYAAMNRQFREAYRGVIYNIGKKIRWCANLSGAVKHLLLMAKFSDLDLSSGMDRKLPTLSLRTKSPEFVLLFLLLLYFILHLLWKPMGGDFVNQTELTD, from the exons ATGGAAAATCTTGCTAACAACTTCTCCTGCTATGACCCATCCATTGTTGGTT GTTACATGTCAGTGGGTTGGGGCATTGTGGTCGTAATAGTGGGCACAGTGGGCAATGTGTTAACTC TGGCCTATGCTCTTGACACCAAACTGCAGACACGCTTCAACATTCTCATTGTCAACTTGACTTTGGCCGACATCCTTTATTGCACCTTTCTGCAGCCCTTTTCCGTGGACACCTACCTGAATCTCTACTGGAGGACAGGAGCTGATTTTTGCCGTGTCTTTGGGATGCTGCTGTTTGTCTCCA CGGTCTCCATCTTGACACTCTGTCTCATAGCA GTGAGCCGCTACCTCCTCATTGCTCATACGGCTCTCTTTGACCGTATCTTCACCCATCTGGGA GTGATACTAATTTCCCTGGGGACTTGGGTCGCTGGAATTGCCAGTTTTGCCCCCCTGTGGAATGTTTATGTCTTGGTCC AAGTCTGTACCTGCAGCTTCCATCGCCTCCGTGGGAGGCCCTACACCACCAGCCTCTT GCTTCACTTTGTGGTGGGCCTGAGCTGTGTTGGCATCTTTTATTTCCTCATCCATCGCAAAGTCAAGAGAGCTTCCCAGGCCTTGGATCAATACAAACTGA GCGGCAGCTTGAAGGAAGCTCATGTAGCTGGAACCAGCTCAGCTATACCAGGAC TACAGGAACTGGACAGTGGAGTGGACAGCGCAGCTGCTTCACCGCATTCCTGTGAGGGTCTGTCCTCTGAGCCCACATCCAAGACCAGCATTCC CCCGAGTTTGGACAGCAGCACGGCTCCTTCTGTGGCCCAGCCTGTGGTCCCATCAAAAAAAGCGACCCCCTGCAAACCCAAGGATAGCAACACCGAATTCCAGCGAGTGACCCGCATGTGCTTTGTGGTGTTTA TTCTTGTCCTTTGCTACATGCCTTTTTTGCTCATCAACATCTTTGATGCCAAAAACCGGGCTCCAACTCTCCTGCATGTGATTGCTGCCAATCTGACATGGCTGAACAGTTGTATTAACCCTTTACTTTATGCAGCTATGAACCGGCAGTTCCGTGAGGCCTACAGAGGAGTGATTTACAACATTGGCAAGAAAATCCGCTGGTGCGCTAACCTGTCGGGAGCTGTGAAACACCTTCTCCTCATGGCTAAGTTCTCTGACCTCGATTTGTCCTCAGGAATGGACAGGAAATTGCCTACACTTTCACTGAGGACTAAATCCCCAGAGTTTGTACTTCTgttcttattattattgtattttatactCCATCTTCTGTGGAAGCCAATGGGGGGTGACTTTGTAAATCAAACAGAATTGACTGACTGA